GCCTACCACCAGCACCCGCGCCatggcccgccccgcccctttcGGGGGCGGGCACCtccgcgccgcctcgcccccacAGAGAGGCGCGCGGgggaggtggcaaggcatgcCTGGACACACGCACCCATGTGCGCGCCCACCCCGGCAGGCGCACCCGTGCGCGCGCCCTGCACGCAGACCCGTGCACACGCACTGACCCCTGCGCACACCTCGTCCTGCACGCGCAGCTGCGCACACCCGCCCTGCGCAGCCGCCTGTGCGCGCACACGCGCCCCCATGCGCACCCACCCGGcgcacacacacgcgcgcgcgcACAGACACAAGCCCTGCTGGCAGCCCCCGcgagccccccgcaccccacagCCCCGACCGCCTTGGTGGCCtctgcccgccccgccccgggctgccctcgccgctgctcctccccagcaggcgggaggctcccggcagcccctggctgcCCGCTCAGCCCCGGCCCTGGCTCCGTCCTCCCGGGGAGGGGTGCGAGTGCGGGAAGGCTGAGGTGGAGGTGGGAGCCCTGTGCAAAGCGAAAGGGCGGCGTGGATAACTGGCCACGGTGACAGCAGCCTCTTGGGATGAGAGCAAAGAAGTGGCTGGTGCCATCTAGCAACAGGTCTAAGGGGAACCTCCAAGCTGTAAAGCTTCATGGTGGGACAGCCCGCTACGCGGAGAGGCTGgtagctgctgagctgctcttcTTAAGGAGAGTCGGATGCCAAGCGCTAAAGCCACCAGGGATAAATCAGCCTGTGAAAGGCCATGCTCCACCTTGATGAAAGAAAGGGATCAAGCAAGGAGCTGCAAGGAGTAAACAGAGCTGTTTAAATAACAGATCAGACGCTGTTAAATGTGAAAACCCCAATGGTAATCCACCAGGATCATCAGTAGAACTGATGTCTTGCCAAAAGCCCTCTGCTCCCAGTGAGTCTGGAGTGCTCTGCATCTACCTGGAATGTTCTGAGTTTTGAGTAGCTTGAAGTGTTGACTTGATGCTTGACCAACTAAATAAACAActgtgatggcgtgactggcctggtagatgaggggagagcagtggatattgtctatctGGACATCActaaggcatttgacactgtgtCCCTCTATCTTTAAGAAATACCCTAAGCATCTTTCTGTAGTACAAATTCTTGCTTAAGTTAATCCTATTTaaacacatctttctttttttaaattctgtttccagTTCTGCAGAAATAATTTGCCCGAAGCAAAAAAACGCAGCTTCACTTGGTATTTTGCCATCAGTACAGAGGGCTTTTCCTTGATTGCTTTGTCTCCTTTGTTGTgccaaagcattttctttctcttttaaaaccCTGAAACAAAGCCGTGACCCAAATCCttgctaaaatgaaaacaaataatctCCCAGCAGCCGGAAACATTTGCAGGTGAGACATATGGCACATGGCTGGACCCAGGAGgtgtacagaaataaataaataaacaaatcccTAATCCTTCCCcaggggcagcagctctgtggaggggacCAGATACCCCAGGCACCGCACCTCAGCCAGGAGTTGGGGATGACCCAGCTTGCCCGGACATGGTCCCCCGCACCTGCTTCCAGTATGGTgttcttggtggacacccagggAGCTGGGAAACACAGTGCAGACCAGAAATCATGAATGGACTGATTACCAGCCTGGGGTATTTTTCTATGCGCTGATGCTGTTTTCCAACAGTGCTTTTACCCAGATTCTGCCCAGCAGTCGGATGGTCCCATCTCAGCTAGACAGGACCatggctgctctgcccagggctggaCTGCAGACCCCAGCACGCCTTTCCACCACAGCCGCTGTGATAGGCTGTGACTCCCCGAAGGCTGCCACCCTACTCCTACCCGGCTGCCCAGTCTGGTCTGCTGTCCTTGCTGGGACCACTGGGATGGCACCCAGGTCCTCAGTGCACATCAACACTGCCATGAGGCCATCACTCTGGGAAAGGAGAAGACCTATTTTATTGCATGTGTGCTGTTCTGGTGGGAAAGGGTAATTGAAGCAGACTAGGCTGCATGCTGGACTCGACCATCTGCTGAGTCAGGAGATTGTCTCTCAGCTGACAGACAAACATGATGCTAAATAAAAGGATGTCAAACAGGCTTTGGGCTTCTGGAAGGGCAAGTCTCAGCTGGCTGGCTTGAGGAGGAGCCGAGCTGCTGCTATACCAGCTGAAACCCCGAGGTCCCTGGGAGAGCTGTGGAGGGTTGTGAAGGGCTCTGAAGGCAGGGGGAGAGACCCACAGGTGTTACAAAAGGGACAGCCTCAGCACCAGCCTCTTGTCAGGGTGGTCCTGGCCTGATCCTCCTGGCCCTACAGGTCTCTCTGTCTGTCCAGCATGGAGAAATGAGTGGGTGCTGAGGGCAGCTTCCCAGtgcctggaggtggctggtgaGCTTGGGTCCTTGTGTTGCTCTTCATCACTTTCTTTGCCATCAGTCATCCTGGAGGACAGGTCACACTAACCCAGTCACCCAAGGACATCCATCTTGGTCTTAACAAACAAGGGCTGCCACTTGTTCCACCCTGCAATGCCTCAGGCAAAAGTTTGGGAAAGCAGTGGTCTGCTTCCATGTTAAACACCATGTCATGTCCTCAGCCCTGCCCGGGTTATTGCCTTGGCATCTTTTCTGGGACCAGAAACACCACCTCTTGTTGTCCTTGTTCATGGCATAcccaaaacagaaattaaagaggAACAAGGATACTGGCAACAGCGGCAGGCAGGAGAATAATGAGAAGGAAGGAAACTGATAATCCATCCCATTGCTGCTGTGATTTCTATATACTGCTAAATTTCTCATGGCCTGGAAGACTAGCCTTTTTCGGATGTTAGTGAGCTAACACAGTTTTGTGATTTCTCTCTGCCTTCTATGAATACAGAGTGCCCTGGTGTTTTACCTTCCAACCTTCTTCTGCTGCAGAGTgatatttatttcccttttttctcagAACTATTTAAGTAATAAACTCCCATGCTAAAGCCCAGTCTGATTCTTCCCTTGGTGGGCATCACCGAGGTTGTGCTGCAGGGCAGCTGTGCAGGACTTAGGGGATCCCAGCTCTGGGCATTACGAGCCCCTTCCTGTGCACCCTTCTCAGACCCAGGCCTCTGGGACGTTgcaaggggcaggcagggctcttCCAACCTGCATCATGCCAGCACATGCAGTTTTGCTCTTCCCTCCCTCATGACAACCACATCCTTGCAGTGGCATGGTCACACATGATGACGCTCTGCAGAGCACCCTGTCCAGGGCCAGTGACCCCTTGTTTGGTTGTGGCCACATGCAGTTTGGTTTCCCTCTCAGTGAATCCATCCATCACCATTGGCAGGGGAGGAACTAGTTGGAAGAAACAGGGTCAGAGTATGGTGCTCGTAAGATGAATCTTTACTTTCACAGAACAGCCCATGAAAGCAGCATCTCATAGACATGTGGGCAGCTCAGCTCACAGATCCTGCATGCTTGGAGTTTCATCCCGTAAATTTCCTTTTCAGCCTGCTTAATCAGATGGAGACCAGTCAGACCACATGGGAACATAGTTGGGACAAACATTTCTGCCCTGAGAAATACCTTAAATTGGGAATATACCTCCATCTTTTCACCACCATTACTAGCTTGGCTCTTGTGGCCTAAATGCAGGAGGCTTAAGCAGAGGCTCTGAACTGATGGACCCTTGCACTGACCCTGCAGCTGTCCCTCCCACAGTGCCCCCCCATCCTGGGGCTGAAGGGTCCCAAGGAGACAGGACAGCGGAGCAAGAGGGCTGGCAACACCCCTCCCATCCATCCCATGAAAACCAGTGCCCCTGTGCTGCTTGCTACGTCAGCAAAGCCGCTTTATCCCCATGCTTATGTGGGACAGGGGTCATGCAGGAAATTTCTGGGCTATTTACCTACAGCATGAGCTCAGATCACATCTGCACACCTCTTGTCCCATCTCTGCAGGGCGACCCAGTGTGCAGTGTTTGGgggatgtcctgggttcggccaggacagggttaattttcactggactccaggaaggggcacagccgggcgggctgaccccacctggccaaacagagcccggtattccataccatgtgctgtcatgctgggttccggtgggggggagctgggtgaggggaactctctcgtggctcgggagctcGAGGCGGTCGTGGAGGGTGgatctctgggttgtgcggtttttgttgtgttttctcctcatctgtatcgttgttgttcctgtgaTCAATGAGGTAGTCCCAAACAGGGTTTCAATTAAAGTATCCAATTAATTAGGTgaataaaggcaagcaaacagcgctgggtgtgCCGGGAGTCTCTGCTCGACCAAGATACACAGCGTCCAGTTCCCGTCTCCAGTTTATATATGGTCtgttaatacatattcatagagaaggttctGGACTTTCCGATAGATTCTTCTTGtccctaatacatattcatatagAAGGTTCTGGACTTTACCCATGTGTCCTATGGGCTTGTCTTATGTAACACTATGTAACAACGAAACTGGTTTAAACTGGGATACCAGGGTGTTTGTCAGGCAactttgcaagatacagaaacaATGTATATTAACCACTCTGTTTTCCTTAAGTCTGTGGTTATACAAGGATATGCGAGACAGAAAATCACATCCTATCATGCTGCCCTAGCATTGTTTCATATTGACACGAATCAGATGAATGTATTTCAcattcctgttccctctgtttgctgttctgttaaactgcccttatcccgacccaccagtttctgcctgtttctttccattctcctccgcaccccggcggggggaggggcggccgcgtggcacttccATTGCCggtcgcagccaaaccataacagggGATGAGCAGGCGGTTTAGGAATGTCTCACCAAAATCATCAGTGCTTTGCGGGAGGTCCCTTGCCCTGAGACCCATGAAATTCTCTTTTCAACCCCTGCCTTTTGTTCACAGTGCTCTTCCCATGCATCTTAAACTTAGAAAGACTTCACAGGTGAGCAATCACACATCtcttggagggagggagggagagagggatggatagatagatagatagacagacagacagacagacagacagaataaATGGGTAGGTAGagggatagatagatagatagctAGGTAGGTAGATGGATAGATAGGTTGGTAGGTAGATAGATGGATATTTTTCAGATACACATGCTGAGAACAGAGCATTACTCTTAGGTAACACTGTGGGCCATGTTAAATTCAATTTCTTGGAAAACACAGCTGGGTTTCCACCCTAAGGCATACCACAAGAGGTGACATGGGACACTGTTCTGGGTGGGTTATTTCCCAGGAAATACCTAGCCTAATGCCAAGGCCCAGATATTTCCCTTTCACGACTTCTCAGGTAATGGGTGCAAACACAACCCCAGTGAGGCCCACTAAGCAAAGGGTTGGAGTTCTGCTGTGATGCAAGAGTTGATTGCAATCTCCAGTCACAGAGGGCAGGCAGAAATTAACAGTTACATTTAAGGCATTAAATCAGTGTGGCATAGGGTGTTAGGAGACATTTTAAGAAGAGAAGAGTGGAGTGGCAGCCTTCACACAAAACCTGTGCCCTCAGGCACATAGGAACCCGTGGCTCCTCCATCCCAGGGCAACACGTGGACTGTTCATGGATTTTGCTCCATCAGAGCGACCATCTGCCTGTACATGCACTGAGGGGCATCCCGACCCCAGTGGTGATCAAAGCGCTTCCAGTTGGGGAAGTGCTCCTGACGATCGAGGTTGGTGATGTGGGGAAGCGAGTGCTGGGTCTCCGGAGGGGGATTCACCCAGTCCTCCCAGCCGCTCCACAGGGTAGTTGGCACCGTCATGTCTTCTATCCTGTACAAGGAGGGGGTGGCCTGGGAGGTGGGAAATGCTCCAGTTAGTTGCAAGCTTTGGCACTAATAGCACTAATCAAGGAGATGTGCTGCCCCTGGCATCCCAGTGGACTCAGGCCACGCTGGCCACTGGAGGAGGCTACCCCATCCTGGTCCTAGTAGCCTCGTCCTCTGCTCCTCATTCCACAAGTGCCCATTTACCTCGTTGTACTTCTCCTGGTTCTTCTCCCCATAGTCAAACTTCTTGAATTCCTCGGGTTTGGCAATCTGGAAGGTAGAGGCAAAAGGTTAACCCCGTGTGGGTAATGCCCTGGTTCAGCCCCACTGCAAGCAAAGAGCACCAGCAGGGTCCAGGTGAGCGctctctgcccagcacagccctggtgtCTGGGCTGGTGCTTGCTGGCACCCATCCCATGGGCCACAGCAAAGAGGGAGTCCAAAAAACACCTGCGTGAGGTCCTTACCCAGGACAGAGATAGGCATCTGGGTGGTTCTTCCTTGGCCAGCCAGAAGCAGTAGCTAGAAGCTGTGGCTTTTGAAACGCCTTGGTGCAGCAACTTAAAAATCACTTTTATTGGCTTTGTCTGATTCTACCTCCTTACTTGTCTCCAGGGCAAATGAAGCAGCATTATAAAATACCATATtcacagaataaaagaaaaagcattgtTTACAGATATTATGAAATCAGAGTCTCTACCTGTCCCCAGTGGAGAAGAGTTTTTACTGACGTATAGTCTGGAAAATGTGCTAGGTATACAGCCAGTTGActctgcagggaaaaaagaagtattttctaaGCGAGTTGGGAATGATGAAAATTTGTCTAGGTGAAAAAAATCATTCTATCTTATAACTGCAATATAAATGTTATATGCTCCAACAGCTTTATTCTGTTCAGAGCTAGGAGCAGGTTTTAAAGGTAAACCAGTTAACCACCactttaaaatggaaatacaaCTGGCCCAGTCAATTTtcgttatttttttctgtgaagttgtTGCAGGTCAACAGAGAATGAGGCAGGAGTTACCTTTCCTTTGCAGACAAGACCACAAGGGATTCTTTCCCACTGAAGCCTCCATTTGGATTAATACCCCAACATCACTGAAAGAAATCTCCAAACTTCTGCCTTGAACAGTGCTTTTCATACCTGATTTTAGGTTTTTATGCTCATTTTGTATCTCATCAGCTATCTCCAGGTGTCTAGGAAAACTGGAGATGGCTGTGACCTGAAGACCCTGGTGCACCCACCATGTTCAAGTTCTTCTTATTGTACCTGCCAATATGGAAGATCTCATTTTCACAGACTTCAGCTGTTAGCAGATTGCTGCACGTCTTGGCAAGGGTggctctctccttcctccccaccgGAGTCAGCTGTTTTGTTCCAAATATTGCCTGCAAGAGCACAAGGAAACAGGTCACAGTGGGTCCTGCAACACTTCTCTGCACGGGAACCTCTTGTTCCCGGCCAGCGCTGACAGGCAGCTCCTCAACGTGATTATTGACACATTTGAGCTAGCCAGCCTCTTGAGGAGGTTGACCCATGGTCTCACTTGACTCTCAAAGCAGCATGAAACCACCACTGTCCTTTCCACACCATGCCATCATCCCCATTGTCCTGGTGCATCATCTCTAAGGTACCAGCTTCCAAAGCTCAGACCAGGACATCCAGACTCATATCACTCATCTGCCAGCTCCATTGACAGATGATCCTCAGGTGGAGCATGTCCAGGGAAAGTGCCAGCTCCCTTTCCAGCccttttccagctgctggagcagagggtggATGGGAGGCGGTGTGAGGCTGTTCTGAGCACCTCCTGGGCTCTGGGACTGGAGTGTGGTTAGGTCAATAAGCGAGAAGATAAACAGTAATGATAGAGAGGTACAGATATTTTAAATGGTGAAAAGGGATATCCCTGCTGTTTGGGATCTTGAGATCGCTCATGTCCCCACCTGCACCTCCAATACCTGCCACAGGCATGGGCTCAGTGCACAGTGGCAACGCAGGGGATGTGAGTTGCAACAAGATCCTGAGTTTCAGTAGTAATAACATACAAACAACTCATACACCTTCAGCATCACGTCTGGTAAAAATGCTATCTTTAACGTGGCCCCTTTGACATGATGAAAGGTGTAGAGAGGAGCCAGTGCAAAGAAGAGTTTGATTTTCCCAGCCAGATGTGGCATGCTCGAAAATGCTATGAGACCTGAAAAGCAGCAAGAGATCATGACGATAACCCCAACAGTGACACTACTCATCCCAGAGCTCCTGTTTGAGATGCAGGGTCTGAACAAAATGAACCTGCAGTGCTCCTGGATGTCAGCACAGCCCAGGACGTCTGGGCAAGACACAAAAACCCTCTCCCATGCAGAAGGACCAAGAAGACAGGTAGGAAAAGTGGCAGCATGGGACAATGCAACCCTGTCCCCAGCAGTTTCCAGTGTGGGATAGACATTAATGCCCCTCTCCCATGTCATTCTGGCGCCCCACTCGTGCCCAttgcctgctcctcctcctcattcaCCCAGAGAGTTGCCCTGAGCATGGCCAACATAGAACAGTTTCTCCTGCCTGGTTTGCCTTAGAATGAAGCCCACCATGGCAGGGAGGTCATACATGGCCAGCTCATGGAAACTGGGGAGCAAggggagaagctggaggaggtgTCCATCTCCCAACCTCCCATGGACCTCAGGTGGTCAGCGCTGACAGCCCAGTATCCTAGCCCCATCCTTGGCGGCCTTCTCACCTGAAATCCCAAAACTCCTCTTGGTCAATAGAAGGGATCAGGTGCCAGTGGGACCAGCTGTTACCCTGGCTGTTTCCGATCCAGACGTCGTACCCCACACCTGCAAGGATGAAGCCCAGGCTGATGCTGGAGAGATTGTCCACCCAGTCACTACCATATAAACTGAACCCATGAACTATCAACATGGGTGACCTGGATCCTGAAAGAGGAGAAATTG
This sequence is a window from Opisthocomus hoazin isolate bOpiHoa1 chromosome 6, bOpiHoa1.hap1, whole genome shotgun sequence. Protein-coding genes within it:
- the LOC104330392 gene encoding lipase member M, encoding MDTSESLFPLGLLSLQSQKIRFHGYPSEQYDVLMEDGYILSLYQIPHGKGDTGQSGSRSPMLIVHGFSLYGSDWVDNLSSISLGFILAGVGYDVWIGNSQGNSWSHWHLIPSIDQEEFWDFSFHELAMYDLPAMVGFILRQTRQEKLFYVGHAQGNSLGLIAFSSMPHLAGKIKLFFALAPLYTFHHVKGATLKIAFLPDVMLKAIFGTKQLTPVGRKERATLAKTCSNLLTAEVCENEIFHIGRYNKKNLNMSQLAVYLAHFPDYTSVKTLLHWGQIAKPEEFKKFDYGEKNQEKYNEATPSLYRIEDMTVPTTLWSGWEDWVNPPPETQHSLPHITNLDRQEHFPNWKRFDHHWGRDAPQCMYRQMVALMEQNP